Proteins encoded together in one Rhea pennata isolate bPtePen1 chromosome 27, bPtePen1.pri, whole genome shotgun sequence window:
- the KANK3 gene encoding KN motif and ankyrin repeat domain-containing protein 3 isoform X1, whose product MLNPPGKPAHGGSGAAPSRAGSRGRQGWRGAGARGPSRRGVPRRGLRADGAHRPAPGRFRRRRRSGTPLSLQVEGPPVGGVGVPGQKMAQPAHLNQNLPDLGGPFLYRDQDDGEKSSYSVETPYGFLLDLDFLKYVDDIESGQTLKKVPLPRRAKAARQQPGALRSPSSQASGWTSTESLTSTTSEEGRTTVLLSPRARAPLETREPPSKQVSHPVSPTPALRLLPPPARKCLVQNPRVEKTLLETSRRLEQEQGHLLESGNVIEPGPPSPSQGSSSAGPGGAPVAPSQPPAWVPSGGNGEGQAALSPSLTGSTRMSPSTSGHSTPATGLSAAQLQHVREQMAAALRQLRELEEQVKTIPILEMKICELKQEKEKLLEKLSVEPSEAFRSPSRLPSAGAVSGGELESDAEPAKARVSKIAELRKLTEKLSVSERNGKGSRAAGRPCRSVAVGEDRDMSDAVFYYRSQRPGCSAPAGGERERRDVAVWVLESSLGLPTEAERELELLQHTVGHQKEVIALMEGHLREATRELEELRLEVCARRPRALADKEVTAKPQVAEALVEAAVPTRSQAAGDPVEMADRGVSCSPPTASVGVGCRLEGKDAAVGRAEKGVQADGGAAEPDRGAADAGGGRRHPEERGATEPEPGRKEGAGPGIPAAPETGHEDAAAGDGGAPPSPAAGALKSIMKKRDGATGRSEAEGSKKSLQFVGVLNGEYESTSSEEEEDEEEEDEGDSSSEKLSADSSGSDAQDDADTSDEGGESDAGSPEQGDGDGASVPEPAEVKEKFELSPRMREACLIVKSHLGHPGAAKSKEALASSSLVLQEWFRVSSQKSSVPDTVANHLLAFAEVSPALLAHVVNLADGNGNTALHYSVSHSNFHIVRLLLDTGVCNVDHQNKAGYTALMLAALAAVEQEEDMNVVRRLFSMGNVNAKASQAGQTALMLAVSHGRQEMVEALLACGADVNLQDEEGSTALMCACEHGRVETVKLLLAQPTCNISIVDSDGNNAVAIALEAGHSNIAVLLYAHLNSTKTQPPQGMSPTGTKSPGNPKKPN is encoded by the exons ATGCTTAATCCGCCCGGGAAGCCGGCCcacggcgggagcggggccgcgccgagccgcgccggctCTCGCGGCCggcagggctggaggggggCAGGCGCCCGGGGCCCGTCCCGCCGCGGCGTTCcccggcgcgggctgcgcgcGGATGGGGCTCACcggccggcgcccggccggtTTCGAAGGCGTCGCCGAAGCGGGACCCCGCTGTCGTTGCAGGTTGAGGGTCCCCCGGTCGGCGGCGTTGGCGTCCCCGGGCAGAAGATGGCTCAGCCCGCGCACCTGAACCAGAACCTCCCAG ATCTCGGGGGCCCGTTCTTGTACAGGGACCAGGACGATGGGGAGAAGAGCTCGTATTCGGTGGAAACCCCCTACGGCTTCCTCTTGGATCTggattttctgaaatatgtcGATGACATCGAAAGCGGCCAAACGCTCAAGAAAGTGCCGCTGCCTCGGAGGGCGAAGGCGGCCAGGCAGCAGCCCGGCGCCCTGCGCAGCCCCAGCAGCCAGGCCAGCGGCTGGACGTCCACCGAGTCCCTCACCTCCACGACCAGCGAGGAGGGGAGGACCACGGTCCTGCTGTCGCCACGTGCCCGGGCGCCCCTGGAGACTCGGGAGCCCCCGAGCAAACAAGTCTCCCACCCTGTGTCTCCGACGCCGGCGCTACGGCTGCTCCCCCCGCCTGCCCGCAAGTGCCTCGTGCAAAACCCCCGGGTGGAGAAGACCTTGCTGGAGACgagcagaaggctggagcaggagcagggccaTTTGCTGGAAAGCGGGAACGTCATCGAGCCCGGACCACCTAGTCCctcccagggcagcagctcggccggccccggcggggcgcccgTTGCCCCAAGCCAGCCGCCCGCGTGGGTCCCCTCCGGCGGGAACGGCGAGGGCCAGGCCGCGCTGAGCCCCTCGCTCACGGGCTCCACCAGGATGAGCCCCTCCACCTCGGGGCACAGCACGCCGGCCACGGGGCTCAGCGCCGCGCAGCTGCAGCACGTGCGGGAGCAGATGGCCGCTGCTCTCCGGCAGCTCCgggagctggaggagcaggTGAAGACCATCCCCATCCTGGAGATGAAGATCTGCGAACtcaagcaggagaaggagaagctgCTGGAGAAGCTGTCCGTGGAGCCCAGCGAGGCTTTCCGCTCGCCCTCGCGGCTGCCCAGCGCCGGGGCGGTCAGCGGGGGCGAGCTGGAGAGCGACGCGGAGCCGGCCAAGGCGCGAGTGAGTAAAATCGCGGAGCTGAGGAAGCTCACGGAGAAGCTGTCCGTGTCGGAGCGGAACGGAAAAGGCAGTCGGGCCGCCGGGAGGCCGTGCCGCTCCGTGGCCGTGGGCGAGGACCGGGACATGAGCGACGCCGTCTTCTACTACCGGTCGCAGCGGCCGGGCTGCTCGGCGCCGGCcggaggggagagggagaggagggacgTCGCGGTGTGGGTGCTGGAGTCCTCGCTGGGGCTCCCCACCGAGGCCGagagggagctggagctgctgcagcacacgGTCGGCCACCAAAAGGAGGTGATCGCCCTGATGGAGGGCCACCTGCGGGAGGCCACGCgggagctggaggagctgcgGCTGGAGGTGTgcgcccgccggccgcgggcgctCGCGGACAAGGAGGTCACGGCCAAGCCGCAGGTGGCCGAAGCGCTCGTGGAGGCGGCGGTGCCGACGCGGAGCCAGGCCGCCGGCGACCCCGTGGAGATGGCGGACCGGGGCGTGAGCTGCTCGCCGCCGACCGCCTCCGTCGGAGTCGGGTGCCGCCTCGAAGGGAAGGACGCGGCGGTGGGACGCGCGGAGAAGGGCGTCCAGGCCGACGGAGGGGCCGCGGAGCCGGACCGCGGCGCGGCCGACGCCGGAGGCGGCCGGAGACATCCCGAAGAGCGCGGTGCCACCGAGCCGGAGCCGGGAAGGAAGgagggcgccgggccgggcatCCCGGCGGCGCCGGAGACGGGCCACGAGGATGCGGCGGCGGGGGACGGCGGagccccccccagcccggcgGCCG gAGCCCTCAAGTCCATCATGAAGAAGCGGGACGGCGCCACGGGCAGGAGCGAGGCCGAAGGCAGCAAGAAGAGCCTGCAGTTCGTCGGGGTGCTGAACGGCGA GTACGAGAGCACATccagcgaggaggaggaggacgaggaggaggaggacgaaGGAGACAGCTCCTCCGAGAAGCTCTCGGCCGACAGCTCCGGCAGCGACGCGCAGGACGACGCGGACACCTCGGACGAGGGGGGCGAGAGCGACGCGGGCAGCCCGGAgcagggggacggggacggcgCCTCCGTGCCGGAGCCCGCCGAGGTGAAGGAGAA GTTCGAGCTGAGCCCCCGAATGCGGGAGGCCTGTCTCATCGTCAAGAGCCACCTGGGCCACCCCGGCGCAGCCAAGAGCAAAGAGGCG CtcgccagcagcagcctggtgcTCCAGGAGTGGTTCCGCGTGTCCAGCCAGAAGTCATCCGTCCCCGACACCGTCGCCAACCACCTCCTGGCCTTCGCCGAGGTCTCGCCGGCCCTCCTGGCCCACGTGGTCAACCTGGCGGATGGGAACGGCAACACGGCTCTGCACTACAGCGTCTCCCACTCCAACTTCCACATTGTGCGGCTGCTGCTGGACACCG GGGTCTGTAACGTGGACCACCAGAACAAAGCCGGCTACACAGCCCTCATGCTGGCGGCGCTGGCAGCGGTCGAGCAGGAGGAGGACATGAACGTGGTCAGGAGACTCTTCAGCATGGGCAACGTCAACGCCAAGGCGAGCCAG GCCGGCCAGACGGCGCTCATGCTGGCCGTCAGCCACGGCCGGCAGGAGATGGTGGAAGCCCTGCTCGCGTGCGGAGCTGATGTGAACCTGCAGGACGAGGAGGGCTCGACCGCGCTGATGTGCGCCTGCGAGCACGGCCGCGTGGAGACGGTGAAGCTGCTCCTGGCTCAGCCCACCTGCAACATCTCCATCGTGGACAGC GATGGTAACAACGCTGTTGCCATCGCGCTGGAGGCCGGCCACAGCAACATCGCCGTGCTCCTGTACGCCCACCTCAACAGCACGAAGACACAGCCACCG cagggGATGTCACCAACAGGCACCAAAAGTCCTGGGAATCCAAAGAAACCAAATTAG
- the KANK3 gene encoding KN motif and ankyrin repeat domain-containing protein 3 isoform X3 encodes MLNPPGKPAHGGSGAAPSRAGSRGRQGWRGAGARGPSRRGVPRRGLRADGAHRPAPGRFRRRRRSGTPLSLQVEGPPVGGVGVPGQKMAQPAHLNQNLPDLGGPFLYRDQDDGEKSSYSVETPYGFLLDLDFLKYVDDIESGQTLKKVPLPRRAKAARQQPGALRSPSSQASGWTSTESLTSTTSEEGRTTVLLSPRARAPLETREPPSKQVSHPVSPTPALRLLPPPARKCLVQNPRVEKTLLETSRRLEQEQGHLLESGNVIEPGPPSPSQGSSSAGPGGAPVAPSQPPAWVPSGGNGEGQAALSPSLTGSTRMSPSTSGHSTPATGLSAAQLQHVREQMAAALRQLRELEEQVKTIPILEMKICELKQEKEKLLEKLSVEPSEAFRSPSRLPSAGAVSGGELESDAEPAKARVSKIAELRKLTEKLSVSERNGKGSRAAGRPCRSVAVGEDRDMSDAVFYYRSQRPGCSAPAGGERERRDVAVWVLESSLGLPTEAERELELLQHTVGHQKEVIALMEGHLREATRELEELRLEVCARRPRALADKEVTAKPQVAEALVEAAVPTRSQAAGDPVEMADRGVSCSPPTASVGVGCRLEGKDAAVGRAEKGVQADGGAAEPDRGAADAGGGRRHPEERGATEPEPGRKEGAGPGIPAAPETGHEDAAAGDGGAPPSPAAGALKSIMKKRDGATGRSEAEGSKKSLQFVGVLNGEYESTSSEEEEDEEEEDEGDSSSEKLSADSSGSDAQDDADTSDEGGESDAGSPEQGDGDGASVPEPAEVKEKFELSPRMREACLIVKSHLGHPGAAKSKEALASSSLVLQEWFRVSSQKSSVPDTVANHLLAFAEVSPALLAHVVNLADGNGNTALHYSVSHSNFHIVRLLLDTGVCNVDHQNKAGYTALMLAALAAVEQEEDMNVVRRLFSMGNVNAKASQCPLRCRPARRRSCWPSATAGRRWWKPCSRAELM; translated from the exons ATGCTTAATCCGCCCGGGAAGCCGGCCcacggcgggagcggggccgcgccgagccgcgccggctCTCGCGGCCggcagggctggaggggggCAGGCGCCCGGGGCCCGTCCCGCCGCGGCGTTCcccggcgcgggctgcgcgcGGATGGGGCTCACcggccggcgcccggccggtTTCGAAGGCGTCGCCGAAGCGGGACCCCGCTGTCGTTGCAGGTTGAGGGTCCCCCGGTCGGCGGCGTTGGCGTCCCCGGGCAGAAGATGGCTCAGCCCGCGCACCTGAACCAGAACCTCCCAG ATCTCGGGGGCCCGTTCTTGTACAGGGACCAGGACGATGGGGAGAAGAGCTCGTATTCGGTGGAAACCCCCTACGGCTTCCTCTTGGATCTggattttctgaaatatgtcGATGACATCGAAAGCGGCCAAACGCTCAAGAAAGTGCCGCTGCCTCGGAGGGCGAAGGCGGCCAGGCAGCAGCCCGGCGCCCTGCGCAGCCCCAGCAGCCAGGCCAGCGGCTGGACGTCCACCGAGTCCCTCACCTCCACGACCAGCGAGGAGGGGAGGACCACGGTCCTGCTGTCGCCACGTGCCCGGGCGCCCCTGGAGACTCGGGAGCCCCCGAGCAAACAAGTCTCCCACCCTGTGTCTCCGACGCCGGCGCTACGGCTGCTCCCCCCGCCTGCCCGCAAGTGCCTCGTGCAAAACCCCCGGGTGGAGAAGACCTTGCTGGAGACgagcagaaggctggagcaggagcagggccaTTTGCTGGAAAGCGGGAACGTCATCGAGCCCGGACCACCTAGTCCctcccagggcagcagctcggccggccccggcggggcgcccgTTGCCCCAAGCCAGCCGCCCGCGTGGGTCCCCTCCGGCGGGAACGGCGAGGGCCAGGCCGCGCTGAGCCCCTCGCTCACGGGCTCCACCAGGATGAGCCCCTCCACCTCGGGGCACAGCACGCCGGCCACGGGGCTCAGCGCCGCGCAGCTGCAGCACGTGCGGGAGCAGATGGCCGCTGCTCTCCGGCAGCTCCgggagctggaggagcaggTGAAGACCATCCCCATCCTGGAGATGAAGATCTGCGAACtcaagcaggagaaggagaagctgCTGGAGAAGCTGTCCGTGGAGCCCAGCGAGGCTTTCCGCTCGCCCTCGCGGCTGCCCAGCGCCGGGGCGGTCAGCGGGGGCGAGCTGGAGAGCGACGCGGAGCCGGCCAAGGCGCGAGTGAGTAAAATCGCGGAGCTGAGGAAGCTCACGGAGAAGCTGTCCGTGTCGGAGCGGAACGGAAAAGGCAGTCGGGCCGCCGGGAGGCCGTGCCGCTCCGTGGCCGTGGGCGAGGACCGGGACATGAGCGACGCCGTCTTCTACTACCGGTCGCAGCGGCCGGGCTGCTCGGCGCCGGCcggaggggagagggagaggagggacgTCGCGGTGTGGGTGCTGGAGTCCTCGCTGGGGCTCCCCACCGAGGCCGagagggagctggagctgctgcagcacacgGTCGGCCACCAAAAGGAGGTGATCGCCCTGATGGAGGGCCACCTGCGGGAGGCCACGCgggagctggaggagctgcgGCTGGAGGTGTgcgcccgccggccgcgggcgctCGCGGACAAGGAGGTCACGGCCAAGCCGCAGGTGGCCGAAGCGCTCGTGGAGGCGGCGGTGCCGACGCGGAGCCAGGCCGCCGGCGACCCCGTGGAGATGGCGGACCGGGGCGTGAGCTGCTCGCCGCCGACCGCCTCCGTCGGAGTCGGGTGCCGCCTCGAAGGGAAGGACGCGGCGGTGGGACGCGCGGAGAAGGGCGTCCAGGCCGACGGAGGGGCCGCGGAGCCGGACCGCGGCGCGGCCGACGCCGGAGGCGGCCGGAGACATCCCGAAGAGCGCGGTGCCACCGAGCCGGAGCCGGGAAGGAAGgagggcgccgggccgggcatCCCGGCGGCGCCGGAGACGGGCCACGAGGATGCGGCGGCGGGGGACGGCGGagccccccccagcccggcgGCCG gAGCCCTCAAGTCCATCATGAAGAAGCGGGACGGCGCCACGGGCAGGAGCGAGGCCGAAGGCAGCAAGAAGAGCCTGCAGTTCGTCGGGGTGCTGAACGGCGA GTACGAGAGCACATccagcgaggaggaggaggacgaggaggaggaggacgaaGGAGACAGCTCCTCCGAGAAGCTCTCGGCCGACAGCTCCGGCAGCGACGCGCAGGACGACGCGGACACCTCGGACGAGGGGGGCGAGAGCGACGCGGGCAGCCCGGAgcagggggacggggacggcgCCTCCGTGCCGGAGCCCGCCGAGGTGAAGGAGAA GTTCGAGCTGAGCCCCCGAATGCGGGAGGCCTGTCTCATCGTCAAGAGCCACCTGGGCCACCCCGGCGCAGCCAAGAGCAAAGAGGCG CtcgccagcagcagcctggtgcTCCAGGAGTGGTTCCGCGTGTCCAGCCAGAAGTCATCCGTCCCCGACACCGTCGCCAACCACCTCCTGGCCTTCGCCGAGGTCTCGCCGGCCCTCCTGGCCCACGTGGTCAACCTGGCGGATGGGAACGGCAACACGGCTCTGCACTACAGCGTCTCCCACTCCAACTTCCACATTGTGCGGCTGCTGCTGGACACCG GGGTCTGTAACGTGGACCACCAGAACAAAGCCGGCTACACAGCCCTCATGCTGGCGGCGCTGGCAGCGGTCGAGCAGGAGGAGGACATGAACGTGGTCAGGAGACTCTTCAGCATGGGCAACGTCAACGCCAAGGCGAGCCAG TGTCCCTTGCGTTGCAGGCCGGCCAGACGGCGCTCATGCTGGCCGTCAGCCACGGCCGGCAGGAGATGGTGGAAGCCCTGCTCGCGTGCGGAGCTGATGTGA
- the KANK3 gene encoding KN motif and ankyrin repeat domain-containing protein 3 isoform X2 — translation MLNPPGKPAHGGSGAAPSRAGSRGRQGWRGAGARGPSRRGVPRRGLRADGAHRPAPGRFRRRRRSGTPLSLQVEGPPVGGVGVPGQKMAQPAHLNQNLPDLGGPFLYRDQDDGEKSSYSVETPYGFLLDLDFLKYVDDIESGQTLKKVPLPRRAKAARQQPGALRSPSSQASGWTSTESLTSTTSEEGRTTVLLSPRARAPLETREPPSKQVSHPVSPTPALRLLPPPARKCLVQNPRVEKTLLETSRRLEQEQGHLLESGNVIEPGPPSPSQGSSSAGPGGAPVAPSQPPAWVPSGGNGEGQAALSPSLTGSTRMSPSTSGHSTPATGLSAAQLQHVREQMAAALRQLRELEEQVKTIPILEMKICELKQEKEKLLEKLSVEPSELESDAEPAKARVSKIAELRKLTEKLSVSERNGKGSRAAGRPCRSVAVGEDRDMSDAVFYYRSQRPGCSAPAGGERERRDVAVWVLESSLGLPTEAERELELLQHTVGHQKEVIALMEGHLREATRELEELRLEVCARRPRALADKEVTAKPQVAEALVEAAVPTRSQAAGDPVEMADRGVSCSPPTASVGVGCRLEGKDAAVGRAEKGVQADGGAAEPDRGAADAGGGRRHPEERGATEPEPGRKEGAGPGIPAAPETGHEDAAAGDGGAPPSPAAGALKSIMKKRDGATGRSEAEGSKKSLQFVGVLNGEYESTSSEEEEDEEEEDEGDSSSEKLSADSSGSDAQDDADTSDEGGESDAGSPEQGDGDGASVPEPAEVKEKFELSPRMREACLIVKSHLGHPGAAKSKEALASSSLVLQEWFRVSSQKSSVPDTVANHLLAFAEVSPALLAHVVNLADGNGNTALHYSVSHSNFHIVRLLLDTGVCNVDHQNKAGYTALMLAALAAVEQEEDMNVVRRLFSMGNVNAKASQAGQTALMLAVSHGRQEMVEALLACGADVNLQDEEGSTALMCACEHGRVETVKLLLAQPTCNISIVDSDGNNAVAIALEAGHSNIAVLLYAHLNSTKTQPPQGMSPTGTKSPGNPKKPN, via the exons ATGCTTAATCCGCCCGGGAAGCCGGCCcacggcgggagcggggccgcgccgagccgcgccggctCTCGCGGCCggcagggctggaggggggCAGGCGCCCGGGGCCCGTCCCGCCGCGGCGTTCcccggcgcgggctgcgcgcGGATGGGGCTCACcggccggcgcccggccggtTTCGAAGGCGTCGCCGAAGCGGGACCCCGCTGTCGTTGCAGGTTGAGGGTCCCCCGGTCGGCGGCGTTGGCGTCCCCGGGCAGAAGATGGCTCAGCCCGCGCACCTGAACCAGAACCTCCCAG ATCTCGGGGGCCCGTTCTTGTACAGGGACCAGGACGATGGGGAGAAGAGCTCGTATTCGGTGGAAACCCCCTACGGCTTCCTCTTGGATCTggattttctgaaatatgtcGATGACATCGAAAGCGGCCAAACGCTCAAGAAAGTGCCGCTGCCTCGGAGGGCGAAGGCGGCCAGGCAGCAGCCCGGCGCCCTGCGCAGCCCCAGCAGCCAGGCCAGCGGCTGGACGTCCACCGAGTCCCTCACCTCCACGACCAGCGAGGAGGGGAGGACCACGGTCCTGCTGTCGCCACGTGCCCGGGCGCCCCTGGAGACTCGGGAGCCCCCGAGCAAACAAGTCTCCCACCCTGTGTCTCCGACGCCGGCGCTACGGCTGCTCCCCCCGCCTGCCCGCAAGTGCCTCGTGCAAAACCCCCGGGTGGAGAAGACCTTGCTGGAGACgagcagaaggctggagcaggagcagggccaTTTGCTGGAAAGCGGGAACGTCATCGAGCCCGGACCACCTAGTCCctcccagggcagcagctcggccggccccggcggggcgcccgTTGCCCCAAGCCAGCCGCCCGCGTGGGTCCCCTCCGGCGGGAACGGCGAGGGCCAGGCCGCGCTGAGCCCCTCGCTCACGGGCTCCACCAGGATGAGCCCCTCCACCTCGGGGCACAGCACGCCGGCCACGGGGCTCAGCGCCGCGCAGCTGCAGCACGTGCGGGAGCAGATGGCCGCTGCTCTCCGGCAGCTCCgggagctggaggagcaggTGAAGACCATCCCCATCCTGGAGATGAAGATCTGCGAACtcaagcaggagaaggagaagctgCTGGAGAAGCTGTCCGTGGAGCCCAGCGAG CTGGAGAGCGACGCGGAGCCGGCCAAGGCGCGAGTGAGTAAAATCGCGGAGCTGAGGAAGCTCACGGAGAAGCTGTCCGTGTCGGAGCGGAACGGAAAAGGCAGTCGGGCCGCCGGGAGGCCGTGCCGCTCCGTGGCCGTGGGCGAGGACCGGGACATGAGCGACGCCGTCTTCTACTACCGGTCGCAGCGGCCGGGCTGCTCGGCGCCGGCcggaggggagagggagaggagggacgTCGCGGTGTGGGTGCTGGAGTCCTCGCTGGGGCTCCCCACCGAGGCCGagagggagctggagctgctgcagcacacgGTCGGCCACCAAAAGGAGGTGATCGCCCTGATGGAGGGCCACCTGCGGGAGGCCACGCgggagctggaggagctgcgGCTGGAGGTGTgcgcccgccggccgcgggcgctCGCGGACAAGGAGGTCACGGCCAAGCCGCAGGTGGCCGAAGCGCTCGTGGAGGCGGCGGTGCCGACGCGGAGCCAGGCCGCCGGCGACCCCGTGGAGATGGCGGACCGGGGCGTGAGCTGCTCGCCGCCGACCGCCTCCGTCGGAGTCGGGTGCCGCCTCGAAGGGAAGGACGCGGCGGTGGGACGCGCGGAGAAGGGCGTCCAGGCCGACGGAGGGGCCGCGGAGCCGGACCGCGGCGCGGCCGACGCCGGAGGCGGCCGGAGACATCCCGAAGAGCGCGGTGCCACCGAGCCGGAGCCGGGAAGGAAGgagggcgccgggccgggcatCCCGGCGGCGCCGGAGACGGGCCACGAGGATGCGGCGGCGGGGGACGGCGGagccccccccagcccggcgGCCG gAGCCCTCAAGTCCATCATGAAGAAGCGGGACGGCGCCACGGGCAGGAGCGAGGCCGAAGGCAGCAAGAAGAGCCTGCAGTTCGTCGGGGTGCTGAACGGCGA GTACGAGAGCACATccagcgaggaggaggaggacgaggaggaggaggacgaaGGAGACAGCTCCTCCGAGAAGCTCTCGGCCGACAGCTCCGGCAGCGACGCGCAGGACGACGCGGACACCTCGGACGAGGGGGGCGAGAGCGACGCGGGCAGCCCGGAgcagggggacggggacggcgCCTCCGTGCCGGAGCCCGCCGAGGTGAAGGAGAA GTTCGAGCTGAGCCCCCGAATGCGGGAGGCCTGTCTCATCGTCAAGAGCCACCTGGGCCACCCCGGCGCAGCCAAGAGCAAAGAGGCG CtcgccagcagcagcctggtgcTCCAGGAGTGGTTCCGCGTGTCCAGCCAGAAGTCATCCGTCCCCGACACCGTCGCCAACCACCTCCTGGCCTTCGCCGAGGTCTCGCCGGCCCTCCTGGCCCACGTGGTCAACCTGGCGGATGGGAACGGCAACACGGCTCTGCACTACAGCGTCTCCCACTCCAACTTCCACATTGTGCGGCTGCTGCTGGACACCG GGGTCTGTAACGTGGACCACCAGAACAAAGCCGGCTACACAGCCCTCATGCTGGCGGCGCTGGCAGCGGTCGAGCAGGAGGAGGACATGAACGTGGTCAGGAGACTCTTCAGCATGGGCAACGTCAACGCCAAGGCGAGCCAG GCCGGCCAGACGGCGCTCATGCTGGCCGTCAGCCACGGCCGGCAGGAGATGGTGGAAGCCCTGCTCGCGTGCGGAGCTGATGTGAACCTGCAGGACGAGGAGGGCTCGACCGCGCTGATGTGCGCCTGCGAGCACGGCCGCGTGGAGACGGTGAAGCTGCTCCTGGCTCAGCCCACCTGCAACATCTCCATCGTGGACAGC GATGGTAACAACGCTGTTGCCATCGCGCTGGAGGCCGGCCACAGCAACATCGCCGTGCTCCTGTACGCCCACCTCAACAGCACGAAGACACAGCCACCG cagggGATGTCACCAACAGGCACCAAAAGTCCTGGGAATCCAAAGAAACCAAATTAG